In Colletotrichum higginsianum IMI 349063 chromosome 3, whole genome shotgun sequence, a genomic segment contains:
- a CDS encoding Polyketide synthase codes for MTVVTTHPTILLFGGYTEPWLESIDRIHEQAGACAWLRLFLDDVASVIRAETRCMHPKIRNSLGPSGIFSSVQEVADLYRDHDDDVGFVQCIMSYIVRAVILLRWVHDSPDALKVSPRPEGLGISGGLINAAVLAISDDFESLRQASVMTAGFVCRLCEVAGQVLRAVEEDSSSGGDDKSSSSPSWGCAVVGVTPEKLDGILHQIQESKNIPGLKRARVGIRGDHWGTVIGPPSVLDVCLEHAAMGDLAKQRLPIYSMQHNYELSQSHREYIAGRSALHSRPVHPGFRLWGLQGDEDDADVLLNPNYADWGQLLLSVVDYAFSKPVDLVRMVKRLNARLGADAHPHQGQAAAELTLLAMGPTWFAGSLISKLKATGRRVSVVQHTVLGNVGHRHNPRPAEAAESYEGRIAVVGMAGRAPECDDLEQYWQVIETGRDVAREIPPGRFDADDLFQPQPGHGENSSCSRATCVSTCKLGCFLDNPGHYDARFFRVSPREALLMDPGSRLFQMACHEALESAGYSCGTTRAVDPSRISVLFGQSNVDGYETAHHEKGCDAYTLQALARPFAGGRVAFHYGWEGATYSVDQACSTSLSLIHLACRDLLAGDHDMVVAGAANVLASPHGWCLLSKAGVLSDTGNCRTFRDDAQGYCRGEFVGVVVLKRLADAVADNDRVLAVIPGSARNQAGNSAFLAQSDAGAEERVLRQALRRARLGPRDIAYAEMHGTATPVGDPCEMTAVANVLGRRPPHAVGEDVTIEDAEPLTVGSVKANIGHSEASSGVASVIKAILMFQKQILPPQVGMPHALNKQFPPLDDKKIRILSKAAPFRSASGKPRRVLINNFDAAGGNTALVLEDFQLENKNKNSNNLEGPDDDHSAPDPDPRPAHVVVLSAHTAASHQANKSRLAKWLATNPTVRLEDVAYTTTARRVHQPSFRFACAASSSDELVQALESDSKKPTTTKKSPVIFVFTGQGSHYAGMGGELYRTSPIFRDTVDLCQQICHGFGFPSFLGIITGSRSGSGSDSEGGAASGAWNTAQTQLAVLSLEIGLATFWQRLGVKPALVMGHSLGEYAALHVAGVLSLADALYLVGSRAELAMQKCNRRTPEGACAMLAVAAPAAAVRDVLRTLGLGPDDGQCSVACINSPGASVVSGTVVAVARLQAALMKQKTRSKVLPLPFGFHSFQVDAILDEFVALASGPGITYSWPPRVPVASTVLASVVEDDADFKFGPEYLAKQARNPVDFVGALHAVRARFQDSNPPVWLEIGPSQVCGAFVQETLSPPAGHVLSTLAGVNTSAWAAISECLAALYIHGCDPDWMLLHAPFERILRLLTLPSYAWDTKDFWIPYRERKLLPGGSAGDDGAGTGSTPGHLGRHQPIISTCAQYIVDKTKEKDGKTRVTVGASVTLPGFLAMIEGHRMQGVGLCPGSVFSEAAFVAAKCALEHCSGRKMDDSLKRFSLRSAHLRRPLTASLAGPEGELHVTAVVESESLVQVSFKALSRSSSSSSTSSSSSSAAAAAAAAPRSFDLGCCVVVVGNANLSDSDSDSDSFYIRARMLEVRRSCSSRLPASIFYALFSRAVQYASDNYRCVREVFVSDDFAEAVAEVVPVRDPAGVRFVAGSPYCGEALAHLAGFLVNCHPSRYFSESAQTPTTTTTTTGTSFIMDSLERFEQTADIEPGRSYFTYARVAERKADSAVCEVVVFDDADRLVMRTRRMRFHEVPNSVLQNLLPGGGGGGGGSRQDQSSLNSGGGKLKVQTSPARASPRAAASDEAATETKTELGIETRAKQPPAVFSVENQDALESDDCQQQPPGQVKSGLLPVILESIAEETGLDTAELTDDDAALADLGVDSIMAVEFCARVKEKSGYSLSPLFMLEHPTIGHLVRSFGAPQQPEQPEGRPKLEQEQDITVSPSADNIGASMTFEDTSVAERTPESSSSSSSSVVDDAAANDEPPPKARITLLQGRPQAGKGRLYMSCDGSGTIATYIHLLRRQFPLPVYGIDSPFLRCPSRLTTQVGIPGIARLMVEALVESHPNAGLTEAEEDSIVLGGFSGGSLISYEICRQLCAQGRRVAGLVVLDMRCPLSPSPPSSSPTTITTAASTAAGAGAGPATSSDEATWPIFFTTSADTIIGHNPVSVTHLRGMFACVLDYQPPRLAAAGPALLIPAAVVWCTRGMVGRLRRRRPDLVAKLVDMGYPAESYPGYMEDPRLGAMAWSLPDKSTETDLGPCGWEKYVGAGEDGEVGKNLLCLAVDGDHHDAIQPVVAPRFAECLDQGLRFVLGRKS; via the exons ATGACGGTTGTGACAACCCACCCCACGATCCTCCTCTTTGGGGGCTACACGGAGCCGTGGCTCGAGTCGATCGATCGCATCcacgagcaggccggcgcgTGTGCCTGGCTGCGACTCTTCCTGGACGATGTCGCGTCGGTCATCCGGGCGGAGACGCGATGCATGCACCCCAAGATCCGGAACAGCCTGGGCCCCAGCGGCATCTTCTCAAGCGTCCAAGAGGTCGCGGACCTGTACCgagaccacgacgacgatgtcgggTTTGTGCAGTGTATCATGTCATACATCGTCCGAGCCGTCATCCTGCTGAG ATGGGTCCACGACTCGCCGGACGCCTTGAAGGTCAGTCCCAGGCCCGAAGGACTGGGCATCTCGGGAGGACTgatcaacgccgccgtcttggccATATCCGATGACTTTGAGTCGCTCCGCCAGGCCAGCGTCATGACTGCCGGGTTCGTCTGCCGCCTGTGCGAAGTTGCCGGCCAAGTCTTGCGAGCGGTGGAAGaagacagcagcagcggcggcgatgacaaAAGCTCGTCTTCCCCGTCATGGGGATGTGCCGTCGTGGGCGTCACCCCCGAGAAGCTGGACGGCATCCTGCACCAGATCCAGGAGAGCAAGAACATCCCCGGGCTGAAGAGGGCGCGGGTGGGCATCCGAGGCGACCACTGGGGCACCGTCATCGGGCCTCCGTCGGTGCTCGATGTGTGCCTGGAACACGCCGCCATGGGGGATCTCGCCAAGCAGAGGCTTCCCATCTACTCGATGCAGCACAACTACGAGCTTTCACAGTCGCATCGCGAGTACATTGCCGGACGTTCGGCCCTCCACTCTAGGCCTGTCCACCCGGGATTTCGACTCTGGGGTCTgcagggcgacgaagatgatgccGATGTCCTTTTGAACCCGAACTATGCCGACtggggccagttgctcctgAGCGTGGTGGACTACGCCTTCTCAAAACCGGTAGATCTGGTCAGGATGGTCAAGAGGCTGAacgcccgtctcggcgcAGATGCTCATCCTCACCAAGGCCAAGCAGCTGCGGAACTCACACTCTTGGCCATGGGTCCGACTTGGTTCGCTGGCTCTCTCATCAGCAAGCTGAAAGCTACGGGGAGAAGGGTTTCGGTCGTCCAGCACACCGTGCTCGGGAATGTAGGTCATAGACATAATCCTCGACCAGCCGAAGCTGCAGAGAGCTACGAGGGACGTATTGCCGTGGTGGGCATGGCCGGACGGGCTCCCGAGTGCGATGACTTGGAGCAATACTGGCAGGTCATCGAAACTGGCCGCGATGTTGCGCGCGAGATCCCCCCAGGTCGgttcgacgccgacgacctgtTCCAACCCCAACCCGGGCACGGGGAGAACTCGAGCTGCTCCAGGGCCACATGCGTGTCTACATGTAAGCTCGGCTGCTTCCTCGACAACCCGGGCCACTACGACGCGCGCTTCTTCCGCGTCTCGCCGCGCGAGGCCCTCCTCATGGACCCGGGCAGCCGGCTGTTCCAGATGGCGTGCCACGAGGCTCTCGAGTCGGCGGGCTATTCGTGCGGCACGACGCGTGCCGTCGACCCAAGCCGCATCTCTGTCCTTTTCGGCCAGAGCAACGTGGATGGGTACGAGACGGCCCATCACGAGAAGGGCTGCGACGCGTACACACTGCAGGCCCTCGCGCGGCccttcgccggcggccgcgtAGCCTTCCATTACGGCTGGGAGGGCGCGACCTACTCGGTCGATCAggcctgctcgacctcgctGTCGCTGATCCACCTGGCCTGCCGAGACCTGCTGGCGGGCGACCACGACATGGTGGTCGCGGGAGCCGCCAACGTGCTGGCCTCGCCGCACGGGTGGTGTCTGCTGAGCAAGGCCGGCGTGCTGTCGGACACGGGCAACTGTCGGACGTTCCGCGACGACGCACAAGGGTACTGCCGCGGCGAgttcgtcggcgtcgtcgtgctgAAGCGcctggccgacgccgtcgccgacaacGACCGCGTCCTGGCCGTCATCCCCGGCTCGGCGCGCAACCAGGCCGGCAACTcggccttcctcgcccaatcggacgccggcgccgaggagcgcgTGCTGCGCCAGGCGCTGCGGCGGGCGCGGCTCGGCCCGCGGGACATCGCGTATGCCGAGATGCACGGCACCGCGACGCCCGTCGGCGACCCATGCGAGATGACAGCCGTCGCCAACGTGCTGGGCCGCAGGCCACCGCACGCCGTTGGAGAAGACGTTACCATCGAGGACGCAGAGCCCTTGACGGTTGGATCTGTCAAGGCAAACATCGGCCACAGCGAGGCGTCCTCTGGAGTTGCCTCGGTGATCAAGGCCATCCTCATGTTCCAGAAACAGATCCTGCCACCCCAGGTTGGCATGCCACACGCCCTCAACAAGCAGTTCCCGCCgctcgacgacaagaagatcCGGATCCTGAGCAAGGCTGCCCCGTTCCGCTCCGCAAGCGGGAAGCCAAGGCGTGTTCTGATCAACAACTTTGACGCGGCGGGCGGGAACACGGCCTTGGTGCTGGAAGACTTCCAGCTGGAGAACAAGAATAAGAACAGTAACAACCTCGAAGGTCCTGATGACGATCATTCCGCCCCAGATCCCGATCCGAGACCAGCACACGTTGTGGTGCTCTCGGCTCACACAGCTGCTTCGCACCAGGCCAACAAGTCTAGGCTGGCCAAGTGGCTCGCCACAAACCCAACCGTCCGTCTCGAAGACGTTGCCTACACAACAACAGCCCGCAGGGTGCACCAACCCTCTTTCCGGTTTGCTTGCGCCGCCTCTTCGagcgacgagctcgtccaGGCGCTTGAGTCCGACTCCAAGAAGCCCACGACGACCAAGAAATCgcccgtcatcttcgtcttcaccgGCCAGGGCTCGCACTACgccggcatgggcggcgagCTGTACCGCACCAGCCCCATTTTCCGTGACACAGTGGACCTGTGCCAGCAGATTTGCCACGGGTTTGGATTCCCGTCCTTCCTTGGGATCATAACCGGGTCCCggtccgggtccgggtcCGATTCCGAAGGTGGGGCCGCAAGTGGGGCATGGAACACGGCGCAGACACAGCTGGCCGTGCTGTCGCTGGAGATCGGCCTCGCCACCTTCTGGCAGCGGCTGGGTGTCAAGCCGGCCCTGGTGATGGGCCACTCGCTGGGCGAGTACGCCGCTCTGCACGTGGCCGGCGTGCTCTCGCTCGCCGACGCGCTCTACCTCGTCGGCTCCCGCGCCGAGCTGGCCATGCAGAAATGCAACCGGCGGACCCCCGAGGGCGCTTGCGCTATGCTCGCCGttgcggcgccggcggctgccGTGCGCGACGTGCTGAGGACGCTAGGCCTGGGCCCCGACGACGGACAGTGCTCGGTCGCGTGCATCAACAGCCCCGGCGCGTCGGTCGTGAGTGGaaccgtcgtcgccgtggcACGGCTGCAGGCGGCGCTCATGAAGCAGAAGACGCGCTCCAAGGTTCTTCCGCTGCCTTTCGGCTTCCATTCCTTCCAGGTTGACGCCATTCTGGATGAATTTGTGGCGCTCGCTTCCGGTCCGGGTATCACGTACTCCTGGCCGCCCCGGGTACCCGTGGCCTCGACGGTGCTGGCCTCCGTCgttgaagacgacgccgacttCAAGTTTGGCCCCGAATACCTCGCCAAGCAGGCGCGGAACCCCGTCGACTTTGTCGGCGCGCTCCATGCCGTCCGGGCCAGGTTCCAAGACAGCAACCCGCCGGTCTggctcgagatcggcccGAGCCAGGTGTGCGGCGCGTTCGTGCAGGAGacgctctcgccgccggccggtCATGTCTTGTCGACGCTCGCGGGTGTCAACACGAGTGCGTGGGCGGCCATCTCCGAGTGTCTGGCCGCCCTATACATCCACGGCTGCGACCCAGACTGGATGCTGCTGCACGCCCCCTTTGAAAGAATCCTGCGGCTTCTCACATTGCCTTCTTATGCCTGGGATACGAAGGACTTTTGGATTCCCTACCGAGAGAGAAAGCTGCTGCCGGGCGGGTCtgccggtgatgatggtgctGGCACGGGCAGCACCCCGGGGCATCTGGGACGCCACCAGCCCATCATATCCACGTGCGCGCAGTACATCGTGGACAAGACGAAAGAAAAGGACGGTAAGACCCGTGTCACCGTGGGGGCTTCCGTCACACTGCCAGGCTTCCTCGCCATGATCGAAGGCCACCGCATGCAGGGCGTCGGTCTCTGCCCCGGTTCGGTCTTTTCCGAGGCCGCCTTCGTTGCAGCCAAGTGCGCGCTGGAACACTGCAGCGGCCGCAAGATGGACGACAGTCTGAAACGCTTCAGTCTCCGGAGTGCCCATCTGCGACGTCCGCTCACGGCCAGCCTTGCCGGTCCGGAGGGCGAGCTTCACGtcacggccgtcgtcgagtcTGAGAGCCTTGTTCAGGTCTCGTTCAAGGCGCTTTCTCggtcatcttcgtcgtcgtcgacatcatcatcatcatcatcagcagcagcagcagcagcagcagccccccGCTCGTTCGACCTGGGCTGCTGCGTTGTCGTGGTCGGCAACGCCAACTTGTCagactcggactcggactcggactcgtTCTACATCCGGGCGAGGATGCTCGAGGTGCGGCGGtcatgcagcagcaggctgcCGGCGAGCATCTTCTACGCCCTATTCTCCCGCGCCGTCCAGTATGCGTCTGACAACTACCGATGCGTCCGAGAGGTGTTCGTCTCGGACGACTTCGCCGAGGCGGTCGCTGAAGTGGTGCCGGTCCGCGATCCCGCCGGCGTGCGGTTCGTGGCGGGCTCCCCTTACTGTGGCGAGGCCCTGGCGCATCTCGCTGGCTTCCTGGTCAACTGTCACCCGAGCCGTTACTTCTCTGAGTCCGCgcagacgccgacgacgacgacgacgacgacgggcacGAGCTTCATCATGGACAGCCTGGAGAGGTTCGAGCAGACGGCCGACATCGAGCCGGGACGATCCTACTTCACATATGCGCGCGTCGCCGAGAGGAAGGCCGACTCGGCGGTCTGCGAGGTTGTCGTCtttgacgacgccgacagGCTAGTCATGCGGACCCGTCGAATGAGGTTTCACGAGGTGCCGAACTCGGTTCTGCAGAATCTGcttcccggcggcggcggcggcggcggcggcagcagacAGGACCAGTCGTCTTTGAACAGTGGCGGAGGCAAGCTGAAAGTGCAGACTTCTCCCGCGCGGGCTTCTCCACGGGCAGCGGCATCCGACGAGGCGGCAACGGAGACCAAGACGGAGCTGGGGATTGAGACAAGAGCCAAGCAGCCACCGGCGGTGTTCTCGGTGGAGAATCAAGATGCTCTCGAGAGTGACGACTGTCAACAACAGCCCCCTGGCCAGGTCAAGTCCGGCCTGCTTCCGGTTATCCTCGAGAGCATTGCCGAAGAGACAGGCTTGGACACGGCCGAGCTGACAGACGACGATGCGGCGCTGGCGGACCTCGGGGTGGACtccatcatggccgtcgaGTTTTGTGCGCGTGTCAAGGAGAAATCGGGCTATTCGCTGTCTCCGTTGTTCATGCTGGAGCATCCGACCATAGGCCACCTTGTCCGCTCCTTTGGTGCGCCCCAGCAGCCGGAGCAACCGGAGGGTCGGCCAAAGCTGGAGCAAGAGCAAGACATCACGGTATCACCGTCCGCCGATAACATTGGCGCCTCTATGACCTTTGAAGACACATCTGTGGCCGAGCGGACGCcagagtcgtcgtcgtcgtcgtcgtcgtcagtAGTCGATGACGCGGCCGCTAATGACGAGCCTCCTCCCAAGGCCCGGATCACGCTCCTCCAAGGCCGTCCACAGGCCGGCAAGGGGCGGCTGTACATGTCctgcgacggcagcggcaccaTCGCCACCTACATCCACCTGCTCCGGCGCCAGTTCCCCCTGCCCGTCTACGGGATCGACTCGCCCTTCCTGCGCTGCCCATCCCGGCTGACGACCCAGGTCGGCATCCCCGGCATCGCCAGGCTCATGGTGGAGGCTCTCGTTGAGTCCCACCCCAATGCCGGTCTTaccgaggccgaagaagactccatcgtcctcggcggcttcTCCGGCGGGTCCCTGATCTCCTACGAAATATGCCGCCAGCTGTGCGCTCAGGGGAGGCGCgtggccggcctcgtcgtgcTAGACATGCGCTGTCCTCTTTCACCAtcaccgccctcgtcgtcaccaacaacaataacaacagcagcatcaacagcagcgggcgcgggcgcggggccaGCAACCtcgtcggacgaggcgacttggcccatcttcttcaccaCTTCGGCCGACACCATCATCGGCCACAACCCAGTGTCCGTGACGCACCTGCGCGGCATGTTCGCGTGCGTCCTCGATTACCAACCGCCACgcctggcggcggccgggccCGCCCTTCtcatccccgccgccgtcgtctggTGCACCCGGGGCATGGTGGgccggctgcggcggcggcggcccgaCCTCGTTGCCAAGCTCGTCGACATGGGCTACCCCGCAGAGTCGTATCCGGGGTACATGGAGGATCCCCGGCTTGGCGCCATGGCCTGGAGCCTGCCTGACAAGAGCACCGAGACGGACCTGGGCCCCTGCGGCTGGGAGAAGTACGTGGGCGCcggggaggacggcgaggtagGCAAGAATCTGCTGTGCCTGGCGGTCGACGGAGACCACCACGACGCTATTCAACCTGTGGTGGCGCCTCGGTTTGCCGAGTGTCTCGACCAGGGTCTGAGATTTGTGCTGGGGAGGAAGAGTTAA
- a CDS encoding Nad dependent epimerase dehydratase, whose protein sequence is MGQGHSHPRPGTKFRVIGAGMSRTGTKTFAQALATLIGPVHDGGAEGLVGSAEVRKRWLEVMRLAIKKDKTLPEKKRLEWLLAELMEGYSACFFPLHISGKAGMGPFRRLKIYTILQFNSHRNDPRHRVLVEERADGIEPRRLAVATLLRLAAARAEFVRQLLGLLPTSGVGIGILLTSFGQKMGPARREDVRLSPGGQGLSGPRGARDARGVSAPGRAAGAALVLPGPRRLGPAVRDAQAAGACAAVPAQQQARGCQDGRPARDQGRVGGVWHPPRRCVDLRLGCVEARFDGVEQDWGWRTASLVENAFVDAVSHE, encoded by the exons ATGGGCCAAGGACACTCGCACCCGCGGCCGGGCACCAAGTTCCGCGTCATCGGTGCTGGCAT GTCCCGAACCGGCACAAAGACCTTTGCACAAGCCCTGGCGACGCTCATCGGGCCCgtccacgacggcggcgccgaggggcTCGTCGGGTCCGCCGAGGTGAGGAAGCGGTGGCTCGAGGTCATGCGGCTGGCGATCAAGAAGGATAAAACGCTTCCCGAGAAAAAGCGGCTGGAGTGGCTGCTGGCCGAGCTGATGGAGGGATATTCCGCG TGTTTTTTTCCGCTTCACATCAGCGGTAAAGCCGGAATGGGACCATTCAGAAGACTAAAGATCTACACTATTTTGCAATTCAACAGTCATCGCAACGACCCGAGACACCGAGTCCTGGTGGAAGAGCGCGCAGACGGTATCGAGCCTCGTCGACTGGCCGTGGCTACCCTTCTTCGCCTGGCCGCTGCCCGTGCTGAATTCGTTCGTCAA CTTCTCGGTCTGCTACCTACCTCGGGTGTGGGAATCGGGATCTTGCTGACCAGTTTCGGACAAAAGATGGGGCCCGCTCGTCGAGAAGACGTGCGTCTCTCGCCTGGGGGTCAAGGGCTTTCAGGGCCCCGAGGTGCTCGAGACGCACGAGGCGTTTCTGCGCCGGGTCGTGCCGCCGGAGCGGCTCTTGTTCTACCGGGTCCGCGACGGCTGGGGCCCGCTGTGCGAGATGCTCAAGCTGCCGGTGCCTGCGCAGCCGTTCCCGCACAACAACAAGCCCGAGGATGTCAAGATGGCCGGCCGGCTCGTGATCAGGGCCGGGTCGGTGGCGTATggcatcctcctcggcggtgtGTTGACTTGCGCCTGGGGTGCGTGGAGGCTCGGTTTGACGGTGTTGAGCAAGATTGGGGATGGAGAACTGCAAGCTTGGTGGAGAATGCTTTTGTAGATGCAGTAAGCCATGAATGA
- a CDS encoding Beta-lactamase produces MASAATLPADKAGAATSSGNIVSEMESAFRSSVETGQIPGAVVMAKDLTGKIDHVRCYGARSVRPNEDGTLPPMEADTIMRMGQASVLVGTVMALQCVDRGLVDLDEDVGRFLPELASMKVLAGFDAEGNPIMRERKGIITLRHMLTDTSGISHVPISPLLQQYCAKGYSTYPLPVGCETDIPDPLAAPPVGDPGAEWIHGTNLDWAGKLVESATGLDLESYMQQNVCAPLGITDMTFKLQQRPDLLARRADLTKRSREDGTLHYDDSIFLRKDPAECYAGSGLFASPAAFMAVMHSLLRRDGVLLKPETVDHMFRPALDETLERGMNEHFNKVIRWINYGYPLPQWPSLRRNFGFGAIVLMQDLDGDRWRRKGSMSINCGWNIGLQIDPAAGLCTIVAFQTSPYSTPIEEGLVHKFEKAMYSLL; encoded by the exons ATGGCTTCCGCCGCGACCCTTCCTGCGGACAAGGCAGGTGCCGCAACTTCAAGTGGCAACATAGTCTCAGAAATGGAGTCGGCCTTCAGGTCGAGTGTGGAAACTGGCCAGATTCCCGGTGCCGTCGTGATGGCCAAAGACTTGACCG GGAAAATCGACCATGTGCGCTGTTATGGAGCCAGATCCGTCCGGCCGAACGAGGACGGGACGCTGCCCCCGATGGAAGCAGACACCATCATGAGGATGGGCCAGGCGAGCGTTCTCGTCGGGACGGTGATGGCGCTGCAGTGCGTGGACCGTGGCCTGGTTGACttggacgaggacgtcgggCGGTTTCTTCCCGAACTGGCCAGCATGAAGGTCTTGGCCGGCTTTGATGCCGAGGGAAACCCCATCATGAGGGAGCGGAAGGGAATCATCACTCTCAG GCACATGCTCACCGACACCTCGGGGATCTCGCACGTCCCTATCAGCCCCCTCCTGCAGCAATACTGCGCCAAGGGGTACTCGACGTATCCCCTGCCTGTGGGCTGCGAGACCGACATCCCCGACCCGCTGGCCGCGCCTCCCGTGGGCGACCCCGGAGCGGAGTGGATCCACGGCACCAACCTGGACTGGGCGGGCAAGCTGGTCGAGTCAGCAACCGGCCTGGATCTGGAGAGCTACATGCAGCAGAACGTCTGCGCGCCGCTGGGCATCACCGACATGACGTTCAAGCTCCAGCAACGCCCGGACCTGCTCGCGCGGCGGGCCGACCTGACGAAGCGCAGCCGGGAGGACGGCACGCTGCACTACGACGACAGCATCTTCCTCCGCAAGGACCCGGCCGAGTGCTACGCCGGCTCGGGCCTGTTCGCCAGCCCGGCCGCCTTCATGGCCGTCATGCACTCGCTGCtgcgccgcgacggcgtcctcctcAAGCCCGAGACGGTCGACCACATGTTCCGGCCCGCGCTGGACGAGACGCTGGAGCGCGGCATGAACGAGCACTTCAACAAGGTCATCCGCTGGATCAACTACGGCTATCCTCTGCCGCAGTGGCCCAGCCTGCGCCGCAACTTCGGGTTCGGGGCCATTGTGCTCATGCAAGACCTGGACGGGGACCGGTGGCGGCGCAAGGGGTCCATGTCAATCAACTGCGGCTGGAATATCGGCCTG CAAATCGACCCTGCGGCGGGACTCTGCACCATCGTGGCTTTTCAGACTTCGCCATACAGCACCCCCATTGAGGAGGGTCTGGTCCACAAGTTTGAGAAGGCCATGTATTCGTTGCTGTAA
- a CDS encoding Alpha/beta hydrolase, which produces MKDRPSGPSSTTATPDAFTMAQMATLDVPHLGGIKAAYYMPKPYDKSKSTLILIHGFSMSSHVFQDHFTSQSLTDQMNLIGIDVIGHGGTEIKNETFTYWDTAIMNIQVMDALGIKQAFVLGTSHGGAISVRMYLVAPERIEGVIPIGALMDCESQRAHDLGCWNALTGFESLIDTWTSSLPTPQFELDDAYCNFVVDVDFGATCPEEIRDFWKKTIKEAYRGDEGRKKIRMAAINLRDRDGLHGRLEYVRCPVLWMHGTDDVVNSVANAEQEIALFRNSPDARLLVVNEGLHALSYSHLEAVEQAVMEFVKKHQKKEL; this is translated from the exons ATGAAAGATCGCCCATCCGGaccttcgtcgacgacagcAACACCCGACGCCTTCACAATGGCGCAAATGGCTACACTTGATGTGCCCCATTTAGGTGGCATTAAAGCTGCATACTACATGCCGAAACCATACGACAAGTCCAAGTCAACGCTCATTCTCATCCATGGCTTCAGCATGTCCTCCCACGTCTTCCAAGACCATTTCACAAGTCAAAGTCTTACCGATCAAATGAATCTGATCGGCATTGACGTCATCGGTCACGGCGGAACAGAAATCAAGAACGAGACTTTCACCTACTGGGATACGGCCATAATGAACATACAAGTGATGGACGCTCTAGGCATCAAGCAGGCATTCGTCCTTGGCACCAGCCATGGAGGGGCCATTTCTGTCCGTATGTACTTGGTGGCGCCGGAGAGA ATTGAAGGTGTCATCCCCATAGGAGCCCTGATGGACTGCGAGTCACAACGGGCACATGACCTGGGCTGCTGGAATGCACTCACCGGATTTGAAAGCCTGATTGACACATGGACCAGCTCATTGCCCACGCCGCAATTTGAGCTGGACGATGCGTATTGTAacttcgtcgtcgatgttGACTTCGGAGCCACCTGTCCCGAAGAGATACGCGACTtctggaagaagacgatCAAGGAAGCCTACCGAGGGGATGAGGGCAGAAAGAAGATACGGATGGCGGCAATAAATCTACGTGACCGTGACGGCCTACATGGGAGGCTTGAGTATGTCAGATGTCCGGTGCTTTGGATGCAT GGAACCGACGACGTCGTGAACTCGGTGGCGAATGCGGAGCAGGAAATTGCCTTGTTTCGAAACTCACCGGATGCTCGTCTGCTGGTCGTGAACGAAGGTTTACACGCACTGAGTTATTCCCATCTTGAAGCGGTTGAGCAAGCTGTTATGGAATTTGTTAAAAAGCACCAGAAGAAAGAGCTATAG
- a CDS encoding Alcohol dehydrogenase GroES-like domain-containing protein, whose amino-acid sequence MSLPSTYKAWQVVKAGEPIVLKDLPLRQPGTGQILVKVLACGVCHSDASMANGEYGPVHERVPGHEVVGDVVAVGQGVTRFKGGERVGGPWHGGHDGTCRSCQRGLFQYCESQTINGLSQDGGYAEYILLRDEAAVRVPLDLDPAQVAPLLCAGVTVFNGIRKMKIEHGAVVAVQGIGGLGHLAVQYASKMGYKTVVLSSGSSKERFAQELGSHAFINTAVENPVEKLKSMGGAGLIVATAPNPKAIGPLTAALAPGGKLLILPAVGNIEFNSVDLIMAGASVHGWASGHVVDSEDAIEFAGIHGVRALIEKFPMERAPEAMAHMLSGKVRFRAVLTM is encoded by the exons ATGTCTCTTCCCTCGACCTATAAAGCTTGGCAGGTTGTGAAGGCTGGTGAGCCTATCGTCCTGAAGGATCTGCCTCTCAGACAACCTGGTACTGGCCAGATACTGGTTAAAGTTTTGGCATGCGGAGTCTGTCACTCCGATGCCAGCATGGCCAATGGCGAATATGGCCCCGTCCACGAGCGTGTTCCTGGACATGAAGTCGTTGGCGATGTCGTCGCGGTCGGGCAGGGTGTCACTCGTTTCAAGGGAGGTGAACGCGTCGGTGGACCGTGGCATGGAG GTCACGATGGTACTTGTCGCTCTTGCCAACGCGGTCTGTTCCAGTACTGTGAGAGCCAGACCATTAACGGACTCTCTCAGGACGGCGGATACGCTGAGTACATTTTGCTGCGCGACGAAGCCGCGGTCCGTGTTCCGTTAGACCTTGATCCGGCTCAAGTAGCCCCCCTCCTATGCGCGGGAGTGACTGTCTTCAACGGCATCCGGAAGATGAAGATAGAGCATGGCGCCGTTGTTGCTGTACAGGGGAttggcggccttggtcaCCTGGCTGTCCAGTACGCTAGCAAGATGGGTTATAAGACTGTGGTTTTGAGCTCTGGCTCCTCGAAGGAACGCTTCGCTCAAGAGCTCGGTTCGCACGCTTTCATCAACACTGCTGTCGAGAATCCCGTGGAGAAGCTGAAGTCCATGGGCGGAGCTGGGCTTATCGTGGCGACCGCACCCAATCCCAAGGCAATCGGGCCGCTGACGGCTGCACTCGCTCCAGGTGGAAAGCTGCTGATCCTCCCGGCTGTGGGGAACATTGAGTTTAACAGTGTAGACCTGATTATGGCGGGAGCTTCAGTGCATGGCTGGGCGAGCGGTCATGTTGTCGATTCGGAAGACGCCATAGAGTTCGCTGGGATCCACGGGGTGCGGGCTCTGATCGAGAAATTCCCCATGGAGAGAGCCCCTGAGGCTATGGCACACATGCTCTCCGGCAAGGTTCGCTTCAGGGCAGTCCTCACAATGTAA